The proteins below come from a single Staphylococcus sp. MI 10-1553 genomic window:
- the hslU gene encoding ATP-dependent protease ATPase subunit HslU translates to MDRNAIKFTPKDIVGRLNEYIVGQEEAKKKVAIALRNRYRRSLLDDEVKQEIAPKNILMMGPTGVGKTEIARRMAKIVGAPFLKVEATKFTEVGYVGRDVESMVRDLVDVAVRLVKNQKKANVVEAATQKANDKLVKLLVPSMKKKASQNTNNPLESLFGGAIPNFGQHNEEEEEEPPTEDIKTKRSEIRVQLLNGQLEEEKVKVKVEQDPGALGMLGTNQNEQMQEMMNQLMPKKKVEKEVPVKTARKILVDQFADEMIDHETANQEALDLAEQMGIIFIDEIDKVATSNQNSGQDVSRQGVQRDILPILEGSVVKTKYGTVSTEHMLFIGAGAFHVSKPSDLVPELQGRFPIRVELQDLSVDDFVRILKEPKLSLIKQYEMLLKTEEVVVNFTDEAIYRLAEMAHHVNQETDNIGARRLHTILEKMLEDLSFEAPNMPHAQVDITPQYVDDKLKTISTNKDLSEFIL, encoded by the coding sequence ATGGATCGTAATGCGATTAAATTTACACCCAAAGATATTGTAGGTAGATTAAATGAATATATTGTAGGTCAAGAAGAAGCTAAGAAAAAAGTTGCCATTGCGTTGAGAAATAGATATCGTCGTAGTTTGCTCGACGATGAAGTGAAACAAGAAATTGCACCTAAAAATATTTTGATGATGGGGCCGACAGGTGTAGGGAAAACTGAAATTGCACGCCGTATGGCTAAAATTGTCGGTGCACCATTTTTAAAAGTAGAAGCTACGAAGTTCACTGAAGTCGGTTACGTCGGTCGCGATGTCGAAAGTATGGTACGAGACCTTGTTGACGTTGCTGTTCGTTTAGTTAAAAATCAAAAAAAAGCGAATGTCGTTGAAGCAGCGACACAAAAAGCGAATGATAAATTAGTGAAATTGCTTGTACCGAGTATGAAGAAAAAAGCAAGTCAAAATACCAACAACCCATTAGAATCTTTGTTTGGTGGCGCAATCCCGAACTTTGGACAACACAACGAAGAAGAGGAAGAAGAACCACCAACTGAAGATATTAAAACAAAACGTTCTGAAATTCGTGTACAGTTACTGAACGGGCAGCTTGAAGAAGAGAAAGTTAAAGTTAAAGTAGAACAAGATCCGGGCGCTTTAGGTATGCTCGGCACGAACCAAAATGAGCAAATGCAAGAAATGATGAATCAATTGATGCCAAAGAAAAAGGTTGAAAAAGAAGTGCCGGTGAAAACAGCACGTAAAATTTTAGTCGACCAATTTGCTGATGAAATGATTGATCATGAAACAGCGAATCAGGAAGCACTTGATTTAGCAGAGCAAATGGGTATCATTTTTATTGATGAAATTGATAAAGTTGCAACATCGAATCAAAATAGTGGCCAAGATGTTTCGAGACAAGGGGTACAGCGTGACATCCTACCTATCCTTGAGGGTAGCGTAGTAAAAACGAAATATGGTACTGTTAGTACGGAGCATATGCTTTTTATTGGCGCTGGAGCTTTTCATGTATCGAAACCAAGTGATTTAGTTCCAGAGTTACAAGGACGTTTTCCAATTCGCGTAGAATTACAAGATTTATCGGTAGATGATTTTGTACGTATTCTTAAAGAACCCAAATTGTCCTTAATTAAGCAATATGAAATGTTATTGAAAACAGAAGAGGTTGTCGTTAACTTCACAGATGAAGCTATTTATCGACTTGCGGAAATGGCACATCATGTCAACCAAGAAACGGACAATATCGGTGCGCGTCGTCTGCATACGATCTTAGAAAAAATGCTAGAAGACTTATCTTTCGAAGCACCCAATATGCCGCATGCACAAGTGGACATCACACCACAATATGTTGATGATAAATTAAAAACGATTTCGACAAACAAAGATTTAAGCGAATTTATATTATAA
- the hslV gene encoding ATP-dependent protease subunit HslV: MSSSIHATTIYAVRHNGGAAMAGDGQVTLGEKVIMKQTAKKVRKLYNGKVIAGFAGSVADAFTLFEKFEAKLQQYSGNLERAAVELAKEWRGDKQLRQLEAMLIVMDKDHILVVSGTGEVIAPDDDLIAIGSGGNFALSAGRAFKRHASHLSAREMAYESLKVASEICVFTNDHITVEEL; the protein is encoded by the coding sequence ATGAGTTCATCAATACATGCAACAACGATATATGCAGTGAGACATAATGGTGGTGCAGCAATGGCGGGTGATGGTCAAGTCACTTTAGGTGAAAAAGTGATTATGAAACAAACCGCTAAAAAAGTAAGAAAGCTATATAATGGCAAGGTCATTGCAGGTTTTGCCGGTAGTGTGGCGGATGCTTTTACACTTTTTGAAAAATTCGAAGCCAAATTACAACAATACAGCGGTAACCTTGAAAGAGCAGCTGTAGAACTTGCGAAAGAATGGCGAGGCGACAAACAATTACGTCAACTGGAAGCGATGCTCATTGTGATGGATAAAGATCATATCCTCGTCGTGAGTGGCACAGGTGAAGTCATTGCACCAGATGATGATTTGATTGCAATCGGTTCAGGTGGCAATTTTGCGTTAAGTGCGGGTCGCGCGTTTAAAAGACATGCGTCACACTTAAGCGCACGTGAAATGGCATATGAAAGCTTGAAAGTAGCTTCAGAAATATGTGTATTTACGAACGACCATATCACAGTGGAAGAACTTTAA
- the xerC gene encoding tyrosine recombinase XerC, with translation MLKRERFFSDHTLKAYHDDLVQFNRFLAQEQLELTAFKYMDARNYLQTLYDMGLQRTTVSRKISTLRSFYAYWMTQDHEIVNPFVQLVHPKKERYLPTFFYTEEMEALFQTVMQDAHKGLRDRVILELFYATGIRVSELVSLKIEDIDLEMCWIKVLGKGGKERIVPFGEFCRQSIEQYLAEFAPIQNVQHPYLITNLKGQPITERGVRYVLNDIVKRTAGVTSIHPHKLRHTFATHLLNEGADLRTVQSLLGHVNLSTTGRYTHVTNQQLRNVYLQAHPRAKKGE, from the coding sequence ATGTTAAAAAGGGAACGTTTTTTCTCAGACCACACGTTGAAAGCTTATCATGATGATCTCGTCCAATTTAATCGATTTCTTGCGCAAGAACAATTAGAGCTCACGGCATTTAAATATATGGATGCAAGAAATTATTTACAGACACTTTATGATATGGGACTTCAACGGACTACAGTATCGCGAAAAATATCTACATTACGGAGTTTTTATGCATATTGGATGACGCAAGACCACGAGATAGTGAATCCATTTGTTCAGTTGGTCCACCCTAAAAAGGAACGTTATTTACCGACGTTTTTTTATACAGAAGAGATGGAAGCATTGTTTCAAACTGTAATGCAAGACGCGCACAAAGGATTGAGAGACAGAGTGATTTTAGAGTTGTTTTATGCAACAGGGATCCGTGTCTCTGAATTAGTGTCTTTAAAAATAGAAGACATTGACCTTGAAATGTGTTGGATAAAAGTGTTGGGTAAGGGTGGCAAAGAACGTATCGTACCTTTTGGAGAATTTTGTAGGCAAAGTATCGAACAGTATTTGGCGGAGTTTGCACCGATTCAAAATGTACAACACCCATATTTAATTACGAATTTAAAAGGTCAGCCGATTACAGAACGGGGTGTACGCTATGTGTTAAATGATATTGTCAAACGTACGGCGGGTGTCACATCGATTCATCCACATAAATTGCGACATACATTTGCGACACATTTGCTGAATGAAGGGGCAGACCTTAGAACTGTTCAAAGTCTACTTGGACATGTTAATTTATCAACAACAGGACGTTACACCCATGTGACGAATCAACAATTAAGAAATGTTTATTTACAGGCACATCCACGTGCAAAAAAAGGAGAGTAA
- the trmFO gene encoding FADH(2)-oxidizing methylenetetrahydrofolate--tRNA-(uracil(54)-C(5))-methyltransferase TrmFO: MTSVNIVGAGLAGSEAAFQLAERGIHVNLYEMRPVKQTPAHHTNQFAELVCSNSLRGNALTNAVGVLKEEMRRLDSLIIAAADHARVPAGGALAVDRHDFAGYITEKLRNHPNVTVSNEEVTSIPEGPTIIATGPLTTEPLAKEIVALTGEDQLYFYDAAAPIIEKDSIDMDKVYLKSRYDKGEAAYLNCPMTKEEFDRFYEAALAAEVAPMNDFEKEKYFEGCMPFEVMAGRGEKTLLFGPMKPVGLEDPKTGKRPYAVVQLRQDDAAGTLYNIVGFQTRLKWGAQKEVIRLIPGLENVDIVRYGVMHRNTFINSPEVLSEIYEFKNRKNLFFAGQMTGVEGYVESAASGMIAGINLAHRMLGKADVLFPRETMLGSMAYYISHASNNKNFQPMNANFGLVPPLEQRVKDKKERYETLANRALAHLDHFKQTL; encoded by the coding sequence ATGACATCTGTTAATATTGTCGGCGCTGGTTTAGCAGGGTCTGAAGCAGCATTTCAACTGGCGGAACGTGGTATTCACGTGAATCTTTATGAAATGCGACCAGTGAAACAAACACCGGCGCATCATACGAATCAATTTGCTGAACTCGTATGTTCCAATTCATTAAGAGGAAACGCGCTTACGAATGCTGTCGGTGTACTAAAAGAAGAAATGCGCCGTTTAGATTCATTGATTATTGCAGCAGCGGATCATGCTCGTGTACCTGCGGGCGGTGCGTTAGCGGTAGATAGACACGACTTTGCAGGATATATCACTGAAAAGTTAAGAAATCATCCAAATGTGACAGTGAGCAATGAAGAGGTGACGTCAATCCCTGAAGGCCCAACCATTATTGCGACTGGCCCATTAACGACAGAACCGCTTGCGAAAGAAATCGTTGCATTAACAGGAGAAGACCAACTGTATTTCTATGATGCAGCAGCACCAATTATTGAAAAAGACTCTATCGATATGGATAAAGTGTATTTGAAATCACGTTACGATAAAGGTGAAGCCGCTTATTTAAACTGTCCAATGACGAAAGAGGAGTTTGACCGTTTTTATGAAGCCGCACTCGCAGCTGAAGTCGCACCGATGAATGATTTCGAAAAAGAAAAGTATTTTGAAGGGTGTATGCCGTTTGAAGTCATGGCAGGCAGAGGTGAAAAGACGTTATTGTTCGGACCGATGAAGCCAGTCGGATTAGAAGATCCAAAAACTGGGAAACGTCCTTATGCGGTCGTTCAATTACGACAAGATGACGCTGCAGGCACGCTTTACAACATTGTAGGTTTCCAAACTCGCTTGAAATGGGGCGCACAAAAAGAAGTGATTCGTCTCATTCCGGGCCTTGAAAACGTCGATATTGTTAGATATGGCGTGATGCACCGTAATACGTTTATCAACTCTCCAGAAGTGTTGAGCGAGATTTATGAATTTAAAAACCGCAAAAACTTATTCTTTGCAGGTCAAATGACTGGCGTGGAAGGTTATGTGGAAAGTGCTGCAAGTGGTATGATTGCGGGAATTAACTTAGCACATCGTATGCTAGGAAAAGCAGATGTCTTATTCCCTCGTGAAACAATGCTCGGTAGTATGGCTTATTACATTTCACATGCATCGAACAATAAAAACTTCCAACCGATGAATGCCAACTTTGGTCTCGTACCGCCGCTTGAACAACGTGTTAAAGATAAAAAAGAGCGTTACGAAACTTTAGCAAATCGTGCATTAGCACATTTGGATCATTTTAAACAAACGTTGTAA
- the topA gene encoding type I DNA topoisomerase: MADNLVIVESPAKAKTIEKYLGKKYKVIASMGHVRDLPRSQMGVDVEHDYEPKYITIRGKGPVVKDLKRHAKKAKKVFLASDPDREGEAIAWHLANILELEDSKENRVVFNEITKDAVKESFKHPRGIEMDLVDAQQARRVLDRLVGYNISPVLWKKVKKGLSAGRVQSVALRLVIDRENEIRNFKPEEYWSIEGEFRYGKSKFNAKFLHYKDKPFKLATKDDVTVITKALDGNQFTVSNVTKKEKTRKPANPFTTSTLQQEAARKLNFKARKTMMVAQQLYEGIDLKRKGTIGLITYMRTDSTRISKDAQNEAKQYIESEYGSEYLSKVTKKGKQGDQDAHEAIRPTSTLRTPAEMKDYLTRDQYRLYKLIWERFVASQMAPAILDTVAVDLTQNDVKFRANGQTIKFKGFMTLYVETDDDKGKEKENRLPKLVVGNEVLATKIDPAQHFTQPPPRYSEARLVKTLEELKIGRPSTYAPTIDTIQKRNYVKNESKRFVPTELGEIVHEQVKEYFPEIIDVDFTVNMETLLDKIADGDVAWKKVVGDFFNSFKQDVERAEEEMEKVEIKDEPAGEDCEVCGNPMVIKMGRYGKFMACSNFPDCRNTKAITKPIGVTCPKCKKGDVVERKSKKNRIFYGCSNYPECDFVAWDKPIGRDCPKCQHYLAENKKGRATQVVCSNCDYKEEVQK, from the coding sequence TTGGCAGATAATCTTGTCATTGTTGAATCGCCTGCAAAAGCGAAAACAATAGAAAAATATTTAGGCAAAAAATACAAAGTAATCGCATCAATGGGTCATGTGAGAGATTTACCACGTAGTCAAATGGGCGTGGACGTTGAACATGACTATGAACCTAAATATATTACTATTCGAGGTAAGGGGCCAGTTGTTAAGGATTTGAAGAGACATGCGAAAAAAGCGAAAAAAGTGTTTCTCGCAAGTGACCCCGATCGTGAAGGTGAAGCAATTGCATGGCACTTGGCAAACATTTTAGAACTAGAAGATAGTAAAGAAAATCGCGTGGTTTTTAACGAGATCACGAAAGACGCTGTAAAAGAAAGCTTCAAACATCCACGCGGGATTGAAATGGATTTAGTCGACGCGCAACAAGCTCGACGTGTATTAGACCGTTTAGTGGGTTATAATATTTCACCCGTATTATGGAAAAAAGTAAAAAAAGGTTTATCAGCCGGACGTGTACAATCTGTCGCATTACGTCTTGTGATTGACCGTGAAAATGAAATTCGTAACTTTAAACCTGAAGAATATTGGTCGATTGAAGGCGAGTTTCGTTATGGAAAATCAAAGTTTAATGCCAAGTTTCTTCATTATAAAGATAAACCGTTCAAGTTAGCGACGAAAGATGATGTGACAGTCATTACGAAAGCATTAGACGGTAATCAATTCACAGTATCTAATGTGACGAAAAAAGAAAAAACACGTAAACCTGCCAACCCATTTACGACCTCCACTTTACAACAAGAAGCGGCTCGGAAATTAAATTTCAAGGCACGTAAAACGATGATGGTGGCACAACAACTTTATGAAGGTATTGACTTGAAGCGTAAAGGTACGATTGGGCTTATCACATATATGAGAACGGATTCGACACGTATTTCGAAAGATGCGCAAAATGAAGCGAAACAATATATCGAATCAGAATACGGTAGTGAATATTTATCTAAAGTGACGAAAAAGGGTAAACAAGGTGACCAAGATGCCCATGAAGCGATTCGTCCAACAAGCACATTAAGAACACCTGCTGAGATGAAAGACTATTTAACGCGTGATCAATATCGTTTATACAAATTGATTTGGGAACGCTTTGTTGCGAGTCAAATGGCACCCGCAATATTAGATACGGTTGCTGTCGATTTAACACAAAATGATGTGAAGTTTAGAGCAAACGGTCAAACGATTAAGTTTAAAGGTTTTATGACGCTTTATGTTGAAACGGATGATGACAAAGGTAAAGAAAAAGAAAATCGTTTGCCGAAGCTTGTAGTAGGTAATGAAGTGTTGGCGACTAAAATTGACCCGGCACAACACTTTACACAACCGCCACCACGCTATTCAGAAGCACGTCTCGTTAAAACATTAGAGGAACTTAAGATCGGCCGTCCTTCAACATATGCACCGACGATTGATACGATTCAGAAACGTAATTACGTGAAGAATGAAAGTAAGCGTTTCGTCCCAACTGAATTGGGTGAAATCGTCCATGAACAAGTAAAAGAGTACTTCCCTGAGATTATCGATGTTGACTTCACTGTTAACATGGAAACGTTACTCGATAAAATTGCAGATGGCGACGTGGCGTGGAAAAAAGTAGTAGGTGACTTTTTCAACAGCTTTAAACAAGACGTTGAACGCGCGGAAGAAGAAATGGAAAAGGTTGAAATTAAAGACGAACCTGCTGGCGAGGATTGTGAAGTGTGTGGCAATCCAATGGTCATTAAAATGGGACGCTATGGTAAGTTTATGGCATGTTCTAATTTCCCTGATTGTCGTAACACGAAAGCGATTACGAAGCCGATTGGTGTGACATGTCCGAAATGTAAAAAAGGCGATGTCGTTGAACGTAAATCTAAGAAAAACCGTATTTTCTATGGCTGTTCGAATTATCCAGAGTGTGATTTTGTCGCTTGGGATAAACCGATTGGTCGTGATTGTCCGAAATGTCAACATTACTTGGCAGAAAATAAGAAAGGACGTGCGACACAAGTCGTTTGTTCAAATTGTGACTACAAAGAAGAAGTTCAAAAATAA
- the dprA gene encoding DNA-processing protein DprA: protein MKQFLLLLLYAGFSTQQIQPYYSKLCCLTGNLTQLIQSFKSMLSHMPQSHILQKFARLETLNIHTIEAALHEHQIVPIAIDEPLYPPLLKEIYDPPLILFCKGRLELLQHSANSLSIIGARQHTAYTPQALEVLFNTFQHFPLTIISGLAHGTDALAHHYAIRHELSTIGVLGFGHFHHYPRDTQSLRQTMEQHHLTISEYPPHTPIAKFRFPERNRIISGLSKGILITEAKEKSGALITLDQALEQNRNVYVLPGDMFNVHTKGNMLRVKEGAEIVLCAQDILKDYANLNVNAL, encoded by the coding sequence ATGAAACAATTTCTACTATTATTATTGTACGCTGGTTTTTCAACACAACAAATCCAACCCTACTATTCTAAACTTTGCTGTCTTACAGGGAACTTGACACAATTGATTCAATCCTTCAAATCGATGCTTTCACACATGCCGCAATCTCATATTCTACAAAAGTTCGCACGACTTGAAACGCTAAATATTCATACGATTGAAGCAGCTTTACATGAACATCAAATTGTCCCGATTGCGATAGACGAACCACTTTATCCGCCATTGTTGAAAGAAATTTATGATCCCCCGTTGATTTTATTTTGTAAAGGACGACTCGAACTCCTTCAACATTCAGCAAATAGTCTTAGCATTATAGGAGCAAGGCAACATACAGCATACACCCCACAAGCGCTCGAAGTTCTTTTTAACACGTTTCAACATTTTCCACTAACTATTATTTCAGGACTTGCACATGGTACAGACGCGCTCGCACATCATTATGCGATTCGACATGAGTTGTCCACGATTGGTGTGCTCGGCTTTGGGCATTTTCATCATTATCCTAGAGACACACAATCATTACGCCAAACGATGGAACAACACCATTTAACTATTAGCGAATATCCACCACATACGCCTATTGCTAAATTTAGATTTCCTGAACGCAATCGCATTATCAGTGGTTTGTCAAAAGGGATACTTATCACTGAGGCAAAAGAAAAAAGTGGCGCGCTCATTACGTTGGATCAGGCATTAGAACAAAATCGTAATGTTTATGTACTGCCGGGTGATATGTTCAACGTGCATACGAAAGGCAATATGCTACGTGTCAAAGAGGGGGCAGAAATTGTATTATGTGCCCAAGATATTTTGAAAGATTATGCGAATTTAAATGTTAACGCTTTGTGA
- the sucD gene encoding succinate--CoA ligase subunit alpha, with amino-acid sequence MSVFVDKNSKVIVQGITGSTALFHTKQMLEYGTQIVAGVTPGKGGQVVEGVPVFNTVEEAKKETGGNVSVIYVPAPFAADAILECIDAELDLAICITEHIPVIDMIKVKRYLEGKKTRLIGPNCPGVITSDETKIGIMPGYIHKKGHVGVVSRSGTLTYEAVHQLTEEGIGQSTAVGIGGDPVNGTNFIDVLEAFNNDDDTKAVVMIGEIGGTAEEEAAEWIKANMKKPVVGFIGGQTAPPGKRMGHAGAIISGGKGTAAEKIKTLNECGVKTAATPSEIGSTLIEAAKEAGIYESLLTVK; translated from the coding sequence ATGAGTGTATTTGTAGATAAAAATTCAAAAGTAATCGTACAAGGTATTACAGGGTCAACTGCCCTTTTCCACACTAAGCAAATGTTAGAATATGGTACGCAAATTGTTGCAGGGGTAACACCAGGTAAAGGTGGACAAGTCGTTGAAGGCGTACCTGTTTTCAATACAGTTGAAGAAGCGAAAAAAGAAACTGGCGGTAACGTATCTGTTATTTACGTACCAGCGCCATTTGCGGCAGATGCGATTTTAGAATGTATCGACGCAGAATTAGACTTAGCGATTTGTATTACTGAACATATTCCTGTTATCGATATGATTAAGGTTAAACGTTATCTTGAAGGTAAAAAGACACGTTTAATTGGACCAAACTGTCCAGGTGTCATTACTTCAGATGAAACGAAAATTGGTATTATGCCAGGATACATCCACAAAAAAGGCCATGTCGGCGTTGTTTCACGCTCTGGTACTTTAACATATGAAGCGGTACATCAATTAACTGAAGAAGGTATCGGTCAATCTACAGCTGTAGGTATCGGTGGGGACCCAGTTAACGGTACAAACTTTATCGACGTGTTAGAAGCATTCAACAATGACGATGACACGAAAGCAGTTGTGATGATCGGTGAAATTGGTGGTACGGCAGAAGAAGAAGCTGCAGAATGGATTAAAGCGAACATGAAGAAACCTGTTGTTGGCTTCATCGGTGGTCAAACTGCGCCTCCAGGAAAACGTATGGGTCACGCAGGTGCGATTATTTCAGGCGGTAAAGGTACAGCTGCAGAAAAAATCAAAACATTAAATGAATGTGGTGTTAAAACAGCAGCGACGCCTTCTGAAATTGGTTCAACTTTAATTGAAGCCGCTAAAGAAGCAGGTATTTACGAATCATTACTTACTGTTAAATAA
- the sucC gene encoding ADP-forming succinate--CoA ligase subunit beta, with product MNIHEYQGKEIFRSMGVAVPEGRVAFSAEEAVEKAKELDTDVYVVKAQIHAGGRGKAGGVKIAKSLSEVEAYANELLGKVLVTHQTGPEGKEVKRLYIEEGANIQKEYYVGFVIDRATDRVTLMTSEEGGTEIEEVAAKNPEKIFKETIDPVVGLAPYQARRIAFNINIPKESINKAVKFLIALYNVFIEKDCSIVEINPLVLTGEGDVLALDSKINFDDNALFRHKDIVELRDLEEEDPKEIEASKYDLSYIALDGNIGCMVNGAGLAMATMDTINHFNGNPANFLDVGGGATKEKVTEAFKIILGDENVKGIFVNIFGGIMRCDIIAEGIVAAVKEVELTLPLVVRLEGTNVKEGKQILKDSGLAIEPANTMAQGAQKIVKLVNEA from the coding sequence ATGAATATCCATGAGTATCAAGGAAAAGAAATTTTTCGCTCAATGGGCGTAGCAGTACCAGAAGGGCGTGTGGCTTTTTCTGCTGAAGAAGCTGTTGAGAAAGCGAAAGAGTTAGACACAGATGTATATGTTGTTAAAGCGCAAATCCATGCGGGGGGACGTGGTAAAGCTGGTGGTGTTAAAATCGCTAAGTCTTTATCAGAAGTTGAAGCATATGCAAATGAGTTACTTGGAAAAGTTCTCGTTACACACCAAACAGGTCCTGAAGGTAAAGAAGTGAAGCGTCTTTACATTGAAGAAGGTGCCAATATCCAAAAAGAATATTATGTTGGATTTGTTATTGACCGTGCGACAGACCGTGTGACTTTAATGACGTCTGAAGAGGGTGGAACTGAAATTGAAGAAGTTGCAGCGAAAAACCCTGAAAAAATCTTCAAAGAAACAATTGACCCAGTGGTTGGTTTAGCACCATATCAAGCACGTCGTATTGCGTTTAACATCAATATTCCTAAAGAATCAATTAACAAAGCGGTTAAGTTTTTAATTGCTTTATATAATGTGTTTATTGAAAAAGATTGTTCAATCGTTGAAATTAACCCACTTGTTTTAACAGGTGAAGGTGATGTTTTAGCACTTGACTCTAAAATCAACTTTGATGACAACGCATTATTCCGTCACAAAGATATCGTTGAATTACGCGATTTAGAAGAAGAAGATCCAAAAGAAATTGAAGCTTCTAAATACGATTTATCATATATCGCATTAGACGGTAATATTGGTTGTATGGTTAACGGTGCAGGTTTAGCGATGGCGACAATGGATACGATTAATCACTTTAATGGTAACCCAGCTAACTTCCTTGACGTAGGTGGCGGTGCAACTAAAGAAAAAGTTACTGAAGCGTTCAAAATTATTTTAGGCGATGAAAACGTTAAAGGTATTTTCGTTAATATCTTTGGTGGTATTATGCGTTGTGATATTATCGCTGAAGGTATCGTAGCGGCAGTAAAAGAAGTGGAATTAACATTACCATTAGTTGTACGTCTTGAAGGTACAAATGTTAAAGAAGGTAAACAAATCTTAAAAGACTCAGGTTTAGCAATTGAACCAGCAAATACAATGGCTCAAGGTGCACAAAAAATTGTTAAACTTGTAAACGAAGCGTAA
- a CDS encoding ribonuclease HII — translation MRKGKTIQTIKAELQQVISIEDLVRHPDFQDERKGVQQAFLQRQRQLEKIALQQQKYRDMCQFETEILNAHPEALVCGVDEVGRGPLAGPVVASAVILQPGHDFVGINDSKQLSATQRTLLNTLLKNQVCAWAVGIATPEEIDEHNIYAATQIAMYRAIENLSVTPTHYLIDAMKLDQLTAPQQAIIKGDAKSVSIAAASIIAKVYRDDLMAEYAQRYPGYDFAQNVGYGTQRHLDGLKRYGVTPIHRKSFEPIKSIVSKF, via the coding sequence ATGCGTAAAGGCAAAACGATTCAAACGATTAAAGCAGAATTGCAACAAGTGATTTCAATAGAGGACTTAGTACGACACCCTGACTTTCAAGATGAACGTAAAGGGGTCCAACAAGCGTTTTTGCAGCGTCAACGTCAACTTGAAAAAATAGCGTTACAACAACAAAAATATCGTGACATGTGCCAGTTTGAAACAGAAATTTTAAATGCGCATCCAGAAGCGCTGGTTTGTGGCGTGGATGAGGTCGGACGTGGGCCTCTTGCTGGACCTGTCGTCGCAAGTGCAGTCATTTTACAGCCTGGTCATGACTTTGTAGGAATTAATGACTCCAAACAATTGTCTGCCACACAACGCACTTTGTTGAATACATTGTTAAAAAATCAAGTGTGTGCTTGGGCAGTGGGAATTGCAACGCCTGAAGAAATTGACGAACACAATATTTATGCGGCGACACAAATCGCGATGTACCGTGCTATTGAAAATTTGTCAGTCACCCCGACGCACTATTTAATTGATGCGATGAAGCTCGATCAACTGACTGCACCACAACAAGCGATCATTAAAGGAGATGCGAAAAGTGTGTCTATTGCTGCGGCGAGTATTATCGCAAAAGTGTATCGGGATGACTTGATGGCTGAATATGCACAACGATATCCTGGTTATGATTTTGCACAAAATGTTGGATATGGCACGCAAAGACATTTAGATGGTTTGAAACGATACGGCGTGACACCTATTCATAGAAAATCTTTCGAGCCCATTAAATCAATAGTTTCAAAGTTTTAA